One genomic segment of Pedobacter endophyticus includes these proteins:
- a CDS encoding DUF393 domain-containing protein, producing MKTLNNHVILFDDECPMCYVYTKAFVKAGLLANNGRESYQNMPKNICPLIDKQKAVNEIALVNTETGEVTYGIKSLFKIIGNSMPIFVPLFNFKPFALSMSKLYAFISYNRKVIIPAETKAHQLQPSFKLHYRVAFLLFTWLVTAYILTAYAHLLTDFVPLGGKYREYLICGCQMLFQGLIIGLYQKQKLWAYLGNMMTISFAGSILLLPGLAMARYFDVNPFFFLLYFLLVAGLMFLEHIRRCKLLELGWLMSSTWATYRLIVLGLILLL from the coding sequence ATGAAAACGCTGAACAACCATGTTATCCTCTTCGATGATGAATGCCCGATGTGTTATGTTTACACCAAAGCATTTGTAAAAGCGGGCCTACTGGCCAATAACGGACGAGAATCTTACCAAAATATGCCCAAAAATATCTGTCCTTTAATTGATAAACAAAAAGCCGTAAACGAAATTGCTTTGGTAAATACCGAAACTGGCGAGGTAACCTATGGCATAAAAAGCCTCTTCAAAATTATTGGTAATTCGATGCCCATATTTGTTCCGTTATTTAATTTTAAGCCGTTTGCTTTAAGTATGTCTAAGCTTTATGCCTTTATCTCTTACAATCGCAAAGTAATTATTCCTGCCGAAACAAAAGCACATCAGCTTCAACCCAGTTTCAAACTGCACTATCGAGTCGCTTTTCTCTTATTTACGTGGCTGGTAACGGCGTACATCTTAACTGCCTATGCGCATTTGTTAACCGACTTTGTTCCATTAGGAGGAAAATACAGGGAATACCTGATCTGCGGTTGTCAAATGTTATTTCAGGGACTTATCATTGGCCTTTATCAAAAACAAAAACTTTGGGCCTACCTGGGCAATATGATGACCATTTCATTTGCCGGATCGATACTTTTATTACCCGGTTTGGCGATGGCCAGGTATTTCGATGTAAATCCATTCTTCTTTCTGCTTTACTTTTTGTTGGTTGCTGGCCTGATGTTCCTTGAGCATATTCGCAGATGTAAGCTTTTGGAACTGGGCTGGCTAATGAGCAGCACATGGGCCACTTACCGTTTAATTGTTTTAGGGTTGATCCTTTTATTATAA
- a CDS encoding GbsR/MarR family transcriptional regulator, whose protein sequence is MELAAAKLKFIEAWGKLGSEWGINRTMAQVHALLLISPEALTTEEIMESLSISRGNANMTLRDLIGWGLIEKQHKAGERKEYFFADKDVWNIARQVAKERKKRELEPVLKVLNELSSVQGDEKDLEFKTFKKSITDINKLAVNVDKTLETMLKAEENWFWGSILKVFK, encoded by the coding sequence ATGGAATTAGCAGCGGCAAAACTCAAATTTATAGAGGCCTGGGGCAAATTAGGCTCCGAATGGGGCATTAACCGTACAATGGCGCAGGTTCATGCACTGTTGCTCATTTCGCCCGAAGCGCTTACAACCGAAGAAATTATGGAAAGCCTGAGTATTTCGAGAGGAAATGCGAACATGACGTTACGGGATTTAATTGGCTGGGGCCTGATTGAAAAGCAGCATAAGGCCGGTGAAAGAAAAGAATATTTTTTTGCGGATAAAGACGTTTGGAACATCGCCCGTCAGGTGGCTAAAGAAAGGAAAAAACGGGAGCTAGAGCCTGTCTTGAAGGTGCTCAACGAATTATCGAGTGTACAGGGCGATGAAAAGGATCTTGAATTTAAAACGTTCAAAAAATCGATTACAGACATCAACAAATTGGCAGTAAATGTAGATAAAACGCTTGAAACCATGCTTAAGGCAGAGGAGAACTGGTTTTGGGGTTCTATTTTAAAGGTGTTTAAGTAA
- a CDS encoding TIGR01777 family oxidoreductase: protein MIYRKIILAGGNGYLGGLLAQHFSALAEEVIILSRSLQAAKGNIKTVLWNGKTEGKWCKQLENADLLVNLCGKNVNCRYTPKNQEKIINSRVIPTRLLGKTIIGLTNPPKLWINITSATIYRHAEDRPQDEYTGEIGDGFSVDVCKAWESSFFESETPQTRKIALRMGIVLGRTDSAFPRLLNLVRFGLGGKQGNGRQYVNWVHEQDAVRTIEWLLNNDSISGVVNCTSPHAVTNKALMQAIRKAYGFGFGLPAPEWLLAIGARIIGTETELILKSRWVEPAVLLANGFEFKHATIDEAVHDILG from the coding sequence ATGATTTACAGAAAAATTATCCTCGCGGGAGGAAACGGCTATCTGGGCGGGCTATTGGCTCAACACTTTAGTGCGCTGGCAGAAGAAGTAATTATTTTATCAAGAAGTTTGCAAGCGGCAAAAGGAAATATCAAGACTGTTTTATGGAATGGAAAAACGGAAGGAAAATGGTGCAAGCAACTTGAAAATGCAGATTTGCTGGTTAATCTTTGTGGCAAGAACGTTAATTGCCGATATACTCCGAAAAATCAGGAAAAGATCATAAACTCGAGAGTGATACCTACTCGTTTGCTCGGAAAAACGATTATTGGCCTCACCAATCCGCCGAAGTTATGGATTAATATCACATCAGCTACGATTTACCGTCATGCAGAAGATCGACCTCAGGATGAATATACAGGCGAAATTGGCGACGGTTTTTCTGTTGATGTATGTAAAGCATGGGAAAGCAGTTTCTTTGAAAGTGAAACGCCTCAAACCAGAAAAATTGCGCTACGCATGGGAATTGTGCTGGGCAGAACAGATAGTGCATTTCCGCGATTGTTAAATTTGGTAAGGTTTGGCCTTGGCGGTAAACAAGGTAATGGCAGGCAATACGTAAATTGGGTACATGAACAAGACGCGGTTAGAACAATTGAATGGTTATTAAATAACGACAGCATTAGCGGGGTCGTAAACTGCACTTCTCCGCACGCGGTGACAAACAAAGCTTTAATGCAAGCGATTAGGAAAGCTTATGGTTTTGGTTTCGGATTGCCTGCCCCGGAATGGCTTTTGGCTATTGGCGCCAGAATTATCGGCACAGAAACGGAGCTGATCTTAAAAAGCAGGTGGGTTGAGCCAGCGGTTTTATTAGCTAATGGCTTCGAATTTAAACATGCAACTATCGATGAAGCCGTTCATGATATTTTGGGTTAG